The following are from one region of the Hydrogenophaga sp. BPS33 genome:
- a CDS encoding AEC family transporter, giving the protein MNIASHPVVASLTPVFLLIALGFLAGRRQWIRESSVRDLSNLVFLLLIPALMFRTMASVHFETLDWRPVLAYFLAALTLLGASIAWRGFNRRSVVLGLASTFSNMVMIGIALIELAYGKEAQVTLLTLVSVHALILLTIGSITLELAVAREAREGGARAPHVLATAWSAIKGALIHPIPLPILCGLLFAQTGLALPAVIDRPLQLLASAFAPIALVLVGVTLARTSMAGHLREALWVCVAKNLVLPVLVGLSAWALGITGMPLTVLVVAAALPAGANVFLFAQRYDVAQEVTIASMGLSTVLALFTLSLTMLLMAWLN; this is encoded by the coding sequence GTGAACATCGCCAGCCATCCCGTCGTCGCCTCTCTCACACCGGTATTCCTGCTGATCGCGCTGGGCTTCCTGGCCGGGCGGCGCCAATGGATCCGCGAATCTTCGGTGCGCGACCTGTCCAACCTGGTGTTCCTGCTGTTGATTCCGGCGCTGATGTTCCGCACCATGGCCTCGGTGCACTTCGAAACGCTGGACTGGCGGCCGGTGCTGGCCTATTTCCTGGCGGCCCTCACGCTGCTGGGTGCGTCGATCGCATGGCGCGGGTTCAACCGCCGCAGCGTGGTGCTGGGGTTGGCGAGCACCTTCTCCAACATGGTGATGATCGGCATCGCGCTGATCGAACTCGCCTATGGCAAGGAGGCGCAAGTCACCCTGCTCACCTTGGTATCGGTGCACGCGCTGATCCTGCTCACGATCGGTTCGATCACGCTCGAACTCGCGGTGGCGCGAGAGGCCCGTGAAGGTGGCGCGCGCGCGCCCCACGTGCTGGCCACGGCATGGTCTGCCATCAAGGGTGCGCTCATCCATCCCATTCCATTGCCTATTCTCTGCGGCCTGCTGTTCGCGCAGACCGGCCTGGCATTGCCTGCCGTGATCGACCGGCCGCTGCAGTTGCTGGCCAGCGCCTTCGCGCCGATTGCGTTGGTGCTGGTGGGCGTCACGCTCGCGCGCACGTCCATGGCAGGCCATCTGCGCGAGGCGCTGTGGGTGTGCGTGGCCAAGAACCTGGTGCTGCCCGTGTTGGTGGGCCTGAGCGCCTGGGCGCTCGGCATCACCGGCATGCCGCTCACCGTGCTCGTGGTCGCCGCGGCCCTGCCTGCAGGCGCGAACGTGTTTCTGTTCGCTCAACGTTACGACGTGGCGCAGGAAGTCACCATTGCGAGCATGGGCCTGTCGACCGTGCTGGCGCTGTTCACCTTGAGCCTGACCATGCTGCTCATGGCCTGGCTCAATTAG
- the rimM gene encoding ribosome maturation factor RimM (Essential for efficient processing of 16S rRNA), with translation MSTPASGAFQASSLPDDAVELGRIQDAWGIKGWVRILPHSADTSALFASSQWFLQPPEARFARGFSAFSGCVGVNVLEVKAHADGLVAQLEGVADRNAAEALKGVRLYLPRSAFPATPEGEYYWVDLIGLDVVNREGEHLGVVRDLMPTGPTSVLVLEYTETVDGSESVAERMIPFVAAYIDDVDKAQRRITADWQKDY, from the coding sequence GTGAGCACGCCCGCGTCCGGCGCCTTCCAGGCGTCGTCCCTGCCCGACGATGCCGTCGAGCTGGGGCGCATACAGGACGCGTGGGGCATCAAGGGCTGGGTTCGAATCCTGCCTCACAGCGCCGACACGTCGGCGCTGTTTGCTTCCTCTCAATGGTTCCTGCAGCCGCCCGAAGCCCGCTTCGCGCGCGGCTTTTCGGCGTTTTCGGGTTGTGTGGGCGTGAACGTCCTTGAGGTCAAGGCGCATGCCGATGGGCTCGTGGCCCAGTTGGAAGGCGTGGCGGATCGCAATGCGGCCGAGGCGCTCAAAGGTGTGCGTCTCTACCTGCCGCGCAGCGCGTTCCCGGCCACGCCCGAAGGCGAGTACTACTGGGTCGACCTGATCGGCCTGGACGTGGTCAACCGCGAAGGCGAGCACCTGGGTGTGGTCCGCGATCTGATGCCCACGGGGCCTACCTCGGTGCTGGTGCTCGAATACACCGAAACGGTGGACGGCTCGGAGAGCGTCGCTGAGCGCATGATCCCTTTCGTGGCGGCATACATCGACGATGTGGACAAGGCCCAGCGGCGCATCACCGCCGATTGGCAAAAAGACTACTGA
- a CDS encoding GNAT family N-acetyltransferase codes for MPLIRPSRDEDLDAITRIYAHHVLHGTGTFETTPPTAAEMAARRADVLGKGLPWLVAEEQGQVQGFAYGNWFKPRPAYRFSVEDSIYLDPNAHRKGLGRALLTELLAVLERAGTRKVMAVIGDSANAGSIGVHKALGFEPVGVVQSCGWKFDRWLDIVLMQKTLGAGDTTPPVEGV; via the coding sequence ATGCCCCTGATACGCCCCAGCCGCGACGAAGACCTCGACGCGATCACCCGCATTTACGCCCACCATGTGCTGCACGGCACCGGCACCTTCGAAACCACGCCGCCCACGGCAGCCGAGATGGCGGCACGCCGCGCCGACGTGCTGGGCAAGGGCCTGCCCTGGCTGGTGGCCGAGGAACAAGGCCAGGTGCAGGGCTTCGCCTACGGCAACTGGTTCAAGCCGCGCCCGGCCTACCGCTTCTCGGTCGAGGATTCGATCTACCTCGACCCCAACGCACACCGCAAAGGCCTGGGCCGCGCGCTGCTGACGGAACTGCTGGCGGTGCTGGAGCGCGCCGGCACGCGCAAGGTGATGGCCGTCATCGGCGACTCGGCCAACGCGGGTTCGATCGGCGTGCACAAGGCCTTGGGCTTCGAGCCGGTGGGCGTGGTGCAGTCGTGCGGCTGGAAGTTCGACCGCTGGCTCGACATCGTGCTGATGCAGAAAACCCTGGGTGCTGGCGACACCACGCCACCGGTCGAGGGCGTCTGA
- the rpsP gene encoding 30S ribosomal protein S16, giving the protein MVVIRLSRGGSKARPFYNIVVADKRNRRDGRFIERIGFYNPLARGGEEPLRVAVDRLTYWTGVGAEPSDTVARLVKQNAAKAAA; this is encoded by the coding sequence ATGGTCGTCATTCGACTCTCCCGCGGCGGCTCCAAAGCCCGTCCTTTCTACAACATCGTCGTTGCCGACAAGCGCAACCGCCGCGATGGCCGCTTCATCGAGCGCATCGGCTTCTACAACCCGCTGGCCCGCGGTGGCGAAGAGCCCCTGCGCGTCGCCGTGGACCGCCTGACCTACTGGACCGGTGTGGGCGCTGAGCCTTCGGACACCGTGGCCCGCCTGGTCAAGCAAAACGCCGCCAAGGCCGCGGCCTGA
- a CDS encoding DUF3299 domain-containing protein: MSSLLLGGAHAQVLSSPVPSGSGTGAPSPQAPGLPHAGQGAGVHSPLSPFAPLPRRNDVVAWSTLTDITTQVVNKRIVPVYPAPVAALNQKKLRLQGFMMPLGPGETQRHFLLASVPLTCSFCTPGGPESMVEVRTRKPVKYRLEAVVVEGTFHVLQNDPYGLYYRITEAIGVE; encoded by the coding sequence ATGAGCAGCTTGCTGCTTGGCGGCGCCCACGCCCAGGTGCTGAGTTCGCCGGTGCCATCGGGCAGTGGCACGGGCGCGCCGTCCCCGCAGGCCCCGGGCCTGCCGCACGCAGGTCAGGGCGCAGGCGTGCACAGCCCGCTCAGCCCCTTTGCGCCGCTGCCCAGGCGCAACGACGTGGTGGCCTGGTCGACCCTCACCGACATCACCACCCAGGTGGTGAACAAGCGCATCGTGCCGGTCTATCCCGCGCCAGTGGCAGCGTTGAACCAGAAGAAGCTGCGCCTGCAAGGTTTCATGATGCCGCTGGGACCGGGAGAAACGCAGCGCCACTTTCTTCTCGCATCCGTGCCCCTGACCTGCAGTTTCTGCACGCCGGGCGGGCCTGAGAGCATGGTTGAGGTGCGCACTCGCAAGCCCGTGAAATACCGGCTGGAAGCGGTGGTGGTGGAGGGCACTTTCCACGTGCTGCAGAACGACCCCTACGGTCTGTACTACCGCATCACCGAGGCCATCGGGGTCGAATGA